One region of Limnospira fusiformis SAG 85.79 genomic DNA includes:
- a CDS encoding VWA domain-containing protein: MIASPVFGQTAEIVGRPRINNDNVTLRLQVRDERGRPVMQLQESDFQVITDDEPVGIKSWQSPQESTPPPAWIVVLVDLTGSMNELDTSGKRRIDGALEATRRFLEQMSDRGGDTKVAIVPFGKGGANCPGFEVTQRGIDSRFFPANDIKQTNFLDYLAAQTLCAATDIYGPLSEAIRVLGNRQDPRFYVPEDSGRPEPRLSVILLSDGFHNQPNEQQDFDNLITLLERNNNIIVHTLGYGLTPQQVGQKYNLGRAATRADADKNPQLARDFVDPERLQTIAAITGGIAEFSGNANDIARNLQLFLDSLLGEYEIVFQQPNAERGTQHEVLVQVTVNNQQIKTPPKTYTMMVFGRSLPQKTRLIMTGILLLVLILGGVIPFLSWSNYMKREAEHDF, from the coding sequence ATGATCGCGTCCCCAGTTTTCGGACAAACGGCGGAAATTGTGGGTCGTCCGAGGATAAACAATGACAATGTTACCCTGCGCCTGCAAGTCAGGGATGAGAGAGGTCGTCCGGTCATGCAATTGCAGGAGTCGGATTTTCAAGTGATTACAGATGATGAACCCGTCGGGATCAAATCTTGGCAAAGTCCCCAAGAAAGCACCCCTCCTCCGGCTTGGATTGTGGTTTTAGTTGACTTGACTGGGAGTATGAACGAACTCGATACAAGTGGAAAGCGAAGAATAGATGGTGCCCTGGAGGCGACGCGACGATTTTTAGAACAAATGAGCGATCGCGGTGGTGATACGAAGGTGGCGATCGTTCCGTTTGGGAAAGGTGGCGCAAACTGTCCGGGTTTCGAGGTGACACAGCGGGGGATTGACTCCAGATTTTTCCCGGCGAATGATATCAAACAAACCAACTTTCTGGATTATCTGGCGGCGCAAACACTTTGTGCAGCTACGGATATTTACGGTCCGTTGTCAGAAGCGATCCGAGTCCTGGGAAATCGGCAAGATCCACGGTTTTACGTTCCGGAAGATTCGGGTAGACCGGAACCTCGGCTATCGGTGATTCTCCTCTCGGACGGCTTCCACAATCAACCGAACGAACAACAAGATTTCGATAATTTAATTACCTTACTGGAGAGAAATAATAACATCATTGTTCACACTCTCGGCTATGGCTTAACCCCCCAACAGGTGGGGCAAAAATATAACTTGGGACGAGCGGCAACTCGAGCTGATGCTGATAAAAATCCCCAATTGGCAAGGGACTTTGTTGATCCTGAACGCCTGCAGACCATTGCGGCAATAACAGGAGGAATTGCGGAATTTTCGGGAAACGCCAATGACATTGCCAGGAACTTGCAACTTTTCCTAGATTCCCTGTTGGGAGAATACGAGATTGTTTTCCAGCAACCGAACGCGGAACGGGGAACGCAACACGAAGTTTTGGTACAAGTGACGGTTAATAATCAGCAAATCAAGACGCCACCGAAAACTTACACGATGATGGTTTTTGGGCGATCGCTTCCCCAGAAAACACGCTTAATTATGACTGGTATCCTCTTATTGGTGCTGATTTTGGGAGGGGTTATCCCTTTCTTGAGCTGGAGCAATTATATGAAAAGAGAGGCGGAGCATGATTTTTGA
- a CDS encoding vWA domain-containing protein, which produces MINITMITKKIYKPLLFGVCGGAGCLLGALIFGEIWLYLTRQPPGFLTKPKAVVLLIDTSGSMSGQKLREVQTAASEFVSRQNLKRHDLAVVEFSSRASVVADFTRNETELQQAIARLSARGGTNLSEGFNLATSVLQNSDRTPNILLFTDGVPNNPPMAASIAQQIRASGINLVAVGTGDAQINYLTALTGDPDLVFYANFGDLDRAFRGAEKAIYGQQLVESDESGNYGFFFGVFRIGVWTGFLAIGTSLALIIGQNYTLRRRLLSFQEGSWGGGGGLVAGFVGGAVGQVVFLPSGYLPVLSVVARLTGWTVLGTLVGGGMSLFVPNLPRKNALIAGSVGGVFGSLSFLVFESVTGVILARLAGATILGFCIGLAIALSEQFYSSLSGSVVLLVHWNNQECTMVALGEKPIEIGSSRNAHVYLSKDAGFPAEFAKIFLENGKIILEFDSALSQHPKFGKMKRFRQELNDGDRRQFGDIILEVQERL; this is translated from the coding sequence ATGATAAATATAACAATGATTACCAAAAAAATATATAAACCGCTGCTATTCGGAGTCTGTGGGGGAGCCGGATGTTTGCTGGGGGCGCTAATTTTCGGTGAAATATGGCTGTATCTAACTCGACAACCTCCGGGGTTTCTCACCAAGCCTAAAGCGGTGGTCCTGCTGATAGACACATCTGGAAGTATGAGCGGCCAAAAACTGCGGGAGGTGCAAACGGCGGCATCGGAATTTGTGAGCCGACAAAACCTGAAACGCCATGATTTAGCTGTGGTAGAATTTTCCAGCCGGGCGAGTGTGGTGGCAGATTTTACCCGCAATGAAACGGAACTACAACAGGCGATCGCTCGCCTTTCCGCCAGGGGAGGAACTAACCTCAGCGAAGGCTTCAACCTGGCAACTTCTGTCCTCCAAAATAGCGATCGCACTCCCAATATCTTACTCTTTACCGACGGCGTACCCAACAATCCGCCGATGGCCGCATCCATCGCCCAACAAATCCGAGCCTCCGGAATTAATTTGGTAGCGGTGGGAACGGGAGACGCACAAATCAACTACTTAACCGCTCTAACTGGCGATCCAGATTTGGTGTTTTATGCCAACTTCGGCGACCTTGATCGTGCCTTCCGGGGGGCAGAAAAAGCGATATATGGACAACAATTGGTCGAGTCGGATGAAAGCGGTAATTATGGCTTCTTTTTCGGTGTTTTTCGTATAGGCGTATGGACGGGATTTTTGGCGATCGGAACTTCCCTCGCCTTGATTATCGGACAAAATTACACCCTGCGTCGTCGCCTCCTCTCTTTTCAAGAAGGGAGTTGGGGAGGTGGGGGTGGTTTGGTGGCTGGATTCGTCGGGGGAGCCGTCGGTCAAGTGGTGTTTCTTCCCAGTGGTTACCTTCCGGTTTTGTCGGTGGTGGCTCGGCTGACGGGGTGGACGGTACTGGGAACCCTCGTCGGCGGTGGAATGTCTCTATTTGTGCCTAATCTACCTCGGAAAAATGCGCTGATAGCGGGGTCGGTGGGAGGTGTTTTTGGTTCTTTAAGTTTTCTGGTTTTTGAATCTGTGACGGGGGTGATTTTAGCGCGTTTGGCAGGGGCGACGATTTTGGGATTTTGTATCGGTTTGGCGATCGCCTTGAGCGAACAATTTTACAGTTCCTTGTCCGGTTCTGTAGTGCTGTTGGTTCACTGGAATAACCAAGAATGTACGATGGTTGCTTTGGGAGAAAAGCCCATCGAAATCGGCAGTTCCCGAAATGCCCATGTTTACTTATCAAAAGATGCCGGATTTCCGGCAGAATTTGCCAAAATTTTCCTAGAAAATGGTAAAATTATCTTAGAATTTGAC
- a CDS encoding ARC6/PARC6 family protein, translating into MIIKLKLLMRLFSILFVGGLWGCEAVSEVLPREVLNHLPKSLTNSLECPEMPRGSLSNPEAIAIDSQNFQGTGIVRSGEDTGFVFSGEKGKLLSYRYNEGVCVWIYAPDNSLVLGNELPLNGRYTVHVASLGGTRNFEIEMSLSAPVAAVPPPAPAPARTATPTATPTATPTATPTATPTRTATPTPAPTPTATRTATPTPTPTPAPTPTPTPTATQTRTATPTATQTRTATPTQTQTSRNSPQIDLTQEQAVTLVNRWLSSKGRIFAAPFDLQLVRQYTSGPLYKNITQPNGSIDWLRKNNSYYTYRESKVINVVSFSVSGSRPELIVTVYEDRTFHTPRGIDSRLSGASKGNYRYWFVKDNGRWKIYERQAVN; encoded by the coding sequence ATGATAATTAAGTTAAAGCTACTAATGCGGTTGTTCTCGATCCTATTTGTAGGAGGATTATGGGGCTGCGAGGCTGTCTCGGAGGTGTTGCCAAGGGAGGTATTAAACCATCTCCCTAAGAGTCTGACTAACTCGTTAGAATGTCCGGAGATGCCCCGTGGTTCTTTGTCGAATCCAGAGGCGATCGCCATAGATAGCCAAAACTTTCAAGGAACGGGAATTGTGCGATCGGGTGAGGATACTGGTTTTGTGTTTTCGGGTGAAAAAGGCAAACTATTAAGTTATCGCTATAATGAGGGAGTGTGTGTTTGGATTTACGCCCCAGATAACAGTTTAGTATTGGGTAATGAATTACCTCTTAATGGGAGGTATACGGTTCATGTCGCCTCACTCGGAGGAACCAGAAATTTCGAGATAGAAATGAGTTTGTCGGCTCCAGTGGCAGCAGTACCACCACCGGCACCGGCACCGGCACGGACAGCGACACCGACAGCGACACCGACAGCGACACCGACAGCGACACCGACAGCGACACCGACACGGACAGCGACACCGACACCGGCACCGACACCGACAGCGACACGGACAGCGACACCGACACCGACACCGACACCGGCACCGACACCGACACCGACACCGACAGCGACCCAGACACGGACAGCGACACCGACAGCGACCCAGACACGGACAGCGACACCGACTCAAACTCAAACTTCTAGGAATTCTCCCCAGATAGACTTGACCCAGGAGCAAGCGGTAACGTTAGTGAATAGATGGTTGAGTTCTAAAGGGCGTATTTTTGCGGCTCCTTTCGATCTTCAGTTAGTTCGCCAATATACTTCCGGTCCTTTATATAAAAATATTACACAACCTAATGGTTCGATAGATTGGCTTCGCAAAAATAACTCGTATTACACCTATCGGGAATCAAAAGTGATCAATGTTGTTTCTTTTTCGGTTTCCGGCTCTCGTCCAGAATTAATCGTTACTGTCTACGAAGATCGAACATTCCATACACCAAGGGGAATTGATTCGCGTCTATCTGGTGCGAGTAAAGGGAACTATCGATATTGGTTTGTCAAGGATAACGGACGGTGGAAAATTTACGAAAGACAAGCAGTAAATTGA